A stretch of DNA from Longimicrobiales bacterium:
GTGGGAGGACGTCGCCGGGCTGGATCCGGACGTGCTCATCGTCATGCCGTGCGGCTACGGCCTGGACGCCTCGATCACCGATGCGGACCGCTTCGCGGACGACCTGCGACGCGTCGCACCGCGCGCAATCAGCAGCGGCAACGCCTTCGCCGTCGACGGCAGCGCGTATTTCAACCGCTCCGGCCCTCGCTACATCGACGGCATCGAGATCCTGGCCGGGCTGCTGCACCCGGACGTGTTCGCTGCCCCCGACGCGACGGTCGCAGCGCGCTGGCAGGCGTGAGCGCCGCGACTCTTCCGTACCTGTACGATCACAACCAGGAGCTGTGAGATGATGCCGCAGACCGCGTCCCCGATCGATCGCCGCAGCTTCATCGCGTTCACCGCGGCGCTCACGTCGCTGCTGCCCGAGAGCCTGCGCGCGCAGCAGCAGGAGCCGCGCGTGAGCGTGGACATGATCGCGCAGGCCGAGCGCATTGCCGGCCTCGAGTTCACCCCCGAGGAGCGCGAGGAGATGGTGCGCGGCCTGGACTCCAACGTCCGCGCATGGGAAGCGCTGCGCGAAGTGCAGCTCCCCAACGCCGTGCCGCCCGCAGTCCAGTTCGACCCGGTGCTGCCGGGCATTGCGGTGCCGCTGGGCGAGGGGGTGTTCCGGCCATCGGATCCGGGCGCACTGCGACGGCCTTCCAACCTGGAGGATGTCGCGTTCTGGCCCGTGACACACCTCGCCGTGCTGATCCGCACTCGGCAGGTCACGCCGAGCGAGCTGACGCGGATGTACCTCGACCGGCTGAAGCGTCATGGCCCCACGCTGGAGGCGGTCGTCACGCTCACCGAGGAGCGCGCGCTCGAGCAGGCCGCGCGCATGGACGCGGAGATCGCGGCCGGCAGGTACCGCGGTCCGCTGCACGGGATTCCCTGGGGCGCGAAGGACCTGCTCGCCACGCGCGGCTATCCGACGACGTTCGGGGCAAAGCCGTACGAGGACCAGGTCATCGACATGGATGCGACGGTCGTGCGCAGGCTCGACGACGCCGGCGCGATCCTCGTCGCCAAGCTCACGCTCGGTGCCCTCGCCCAGGGTGACCAGTGGTTCGGCGGCATGACCCGCAACCCGTGGAAGCTCGACCAGGGCTCCAGTGGCTCCTCGGCAGGACCGGGTGCGGCGACCGCGGCGGGCCTCGTCGGCTTCAGCATCGGCACGGAGACACTCGGCTCGATCGTCTCACCCTCGACACGCAACGGCGTCACGGGGCTGCGGCCGACCTACGGCACGGTCAGCCGCCACGGCGCAATGGCGCTGTCGTGGAGCATGGACAAGATCGGACCGATGTGCCGCACGGTGGAGGACTGCGCGCTGGTCTACCAGGCGATCCGCGGCACGGACGGCTTCGACCTGACCGTTCGCGACGTGCCGTTCGACTGGGACGCGGCCCGTGACCCGCGGGAACTCCGCGTTGGCTACTACCGCTCGGCGTTCGAGGCGGACCACAACACCAAGACCTTCGACGACGCCGCGCTCGACGTGATGCGTCGCATCGGCTTCGACCTCGTGCCTTTCGAGACGCCGGACGACTATCCGCTCAACTCGCTGCGCTCGGCGATCCTGACGGCGGAGGCGGCAGCAGCCTTCGACGAGCTGACGCGCAGCAACCGCGACGACCTGATGGAGCGCAGCTCCTGGCCGAACACGTTCCGCACTGCCCGCCTCGTGCCGGCCGTCGAGTACATCAACGCGAACCGTGTTCGAACACTCGTCATGCAGGCCATGCACGAGGCGATGCAGGACGTCGACGTGGTGGTCACACCGTCCTACGGTGGCAACATCCTCCTTCTCACGAACCTGACCGGCCATCCGACGGTCGTGCTGCCCAACGGCTTCACGCAGGAGAACACGCCGGTCTCGCTCTCGTTCGTCGGTCGGCTGTTCGGCGAGGGAGACGCGCTGCTGGTCGCCAGGGCGTACCAGGACGCGACGGATTTCCACACGCAGTATCCGCCGCAGTTCCGGGTCGGTGCATGAGGGCGCGGTGACGCCCGATGCGCCGATGGGCACCACGTACCTGCGCGTGCAGCGCAC
This window harbors:
- a CDS encoding amidase — encoded protein: MMPQTASPIDRRSFIAFTAALTSLLPESLRAQQQEPRVSVDMIAQAERIAGLEFTPEEREEMVRGLDSNVRAWEALREVQLPNAVPPAVQFDPVLPGIAVPLGEGVFRPSDPGALRRPSNLEDVAFWPVTHLAVLIRTRQVTPSELTRMYLDRLKRHGPTLEAVVTLTEERALEQAARMDAEIAAGRYRGPLHGIPWGAKDLLATRGYPTTFGAKPYEDQVIDMDATVVRRLDDAGAILVAKLTLGALAQGDQWFGGMTRNPWKLDQGSSGSSAGPGAATAAGLVGFSIGTETLGSIVSPSTRNGVTGLRPTYGTVSRHGAMALSWSMDKIGPMCRTVEDCALVYQAIRGTDGFDLTVRDVPFDWDAARDPRELRVGYYRSAFEADHNTKTFDDAALDVMRRIGFDLVPFETPDDYPLNSLRSAILTAEAAAAFDELTRSNRDDLMERSSWPNTFRTARLVPAVEYINANRVRTLVMQAMHEAMQDVDVVVTPSYGGNILLLTNLTGHPTVVLPNGFTQENTPVSLSFVGRLFGEGDALLVARAYQDATDFHTQYPPQFRVGA